The following coding sequences lie in one Rutidosis leptorrhynchoides isolate AG116_Rl617_1_P2 chromosome 6, CSIRO_AGI_Rlap_v1, whole genome shotgun sequence genomic window:
- the LOC139853417 gene encoding uncharacterized protein has product MCYFNEYVVDVGRQSDRIMSVRLVIQEVTYTVISAYAPHVGLGEAEKKCFWESLDEVVRRCPLDHRLLIGGDLNGHVGTDVEGCAGVHGGFGYGARNEEELSILEFAVAHDLVVVNSFYRKTDAQLATFHSGGHSTQIDYLLFRKWGS; this is encoded by the coding sequence ATGTGCTACTTTAACGAGTATGTGGTGGATGTGGGTAGACAGAGtgataggattatgtcggttaggtTAGTAATCCAGGAGGTGACTTACACAGTCATTAGCGCTTACGCGCCTCATGTGGGCCTTGGAGAAGCTGAAAAGAAATGCTTCTGGGAATCGTTAGACGAGGTTGTGAGGAGGTGCCCTCTAGACCATCGATTACTTATTGGTGGAGATCTTAATGGTCATGTAGGAACAGATGTTGAGGGTTGTGCGGGAGTCCATGGGGGTTTTGGGTATGGAGCTAGAAATGAGGAAGAGCTCTCTATTCTCGAATTTGCTGTTGCTCACGATTTGGTGGTTGTTAATTCGTTTTACAGGAAGACGGATGCGCAGTTGGCAACTTTCCATAGTGGGGGTCATAGCACCCAGATTGACTATTTGTTATTTCGCAAATGGGGATCTTAG
- the LOC139853416 gene encoding uncharacterized protein: MDLVLQRRVTTSVRPIQPKILWKKLNGERAETFKTSVVERVDEEVDLILQDDADQMWNCLTSIIREVAKETLGVVAGFSGRHKSDRESWWLSDKVQSKVALKQLRFRELITCREGAPADRTRVEQRYKEAKREAKKAVARVKEKAYEELIAKARERRRRDLDNIKFIKNEVGQTLVKEDEIRKRWEGYFSSLFVRGRPERHEDLQDSVIEQSQINVDCGRINQEEVNLALRKMGRNKAVGPDQIPIEAWRCLGDVGVRWLRQ; encoded by the exons ATGGATTTGGTTCTCCAGAGACGGGTCACCACGAGTGTGAGGCCAATCCAACCTAAAATCTTGTGGAAGAAGTTGAACGGAGAGAGGGCAGAGACTTTTAAAACTTCGGTTGTAGAAAGAGTTGATGAAGAAGTGGATTTGATTTTGCAGGACGACGCGGATCAGATGTGGAATTGTTTGACGTCCATCATTAGAGAGGTAGCCAAAGAGACCTTAGGTGTGGTAGCAGGATTTTCGGGAAGACATAAGTCGGATAGAGAATCATGGTGGCTTAGTGACAAGGTTCAAAGCAAAGTCGCGCTTAAGCAACTAAGGTTCAGGGAGCTCATCACTTGTCGGGAGGGGGCTCCGGCGGATAGAACTAGGGTGGAACAGAGATATAAAGAAGccaaaagagaagctaagaaggccgTAGCCCGCGTAAAAGAAAAGGCATACGAAGAATT GATAGCTAAAGCTAGAGAGCGAAGGCGGAGGGATCtagataacatcaagtttatcaaaaATGAAGTTGGTCAAACTCTAGTTAAAGAAGAcgaaattaggaaaagatgggaagggtaTTTCTCATCTCTTTTCGTTAGGGGAAGACCCGAACGTCACGAAGACTTGCAAGACTCTGTTATAGAACAATCCCAGATCAACGTGGATTGTGGGAGGATCAACCAAGAGGAAGTAAATTTGGCACTTcgaaagatggggagaaataaAGCTGTGGGACCGGACCAGATCCCCATTGAGGCGTGGCGGTGCCTTGGAGATGTCGGTGTTAGGTGGTTGAGGCAGTGA